The genomic stretch ATTGACGGCACACTCGTCTGCGTCACTGCTCCCTCCGAAAGCAGTGGACAATATCAGAAGAGCGCGTTCTTCTGCAGAAAGCAGTACTTTGCACTGAACGCGATGGTCGTAAGTATTCATCCTCTACCTCCGTTGCAATGAAGTGTTTGCATGTTTTAAGCAGCTTCTTGAGTCTAAGTAGAAGACCCATTGTTATGTGGTGCTGTTTCACCTACAAAATATGGCTCTCGTGTGAGAATGACCTGATTACGCTTGGCAGTGGAAGATGTTTCACAAGCAGTGTCATCATGTGTTTTAGGTGTGTGATTCGTCGATGACAATCACATCTCTAGACTGCTCCATCTCCGGGGGGACGCACGATGCCTACGTTTGGCGGCACAGCGAGCTGCGAGAGGAGCTCCGCAGCACCCATTCATCTAACGTGCGCAAGTATCTGTTGGGTATGCTCTACTGCAAGTTCGATGGGACCGGAACATGATATTCCTCATTTTGCTTAGGTGACAGTGGTTATCCCTTGGAGCCCTGGCTCTTGACTCCTTTGCCAGGCGAACAGGAGCCGTCGACACCCGAAGCGCGGTACGGCAGTCGACACCGACGTGCACGCAGCACAGTGGAAAGGTGCATCGGCCTCCTTAAGGCTAGGTTCCGGTGTCTGCAGCGCTACAGGGGTCTACACTACAGCCCCCATAGGGCATCCAACATTGTGGTGGCTTGCGCAGTGCTTCATAACATCTGCATGCACTGGCGCGCGCCCCCCGCTGATGCCCAAGGTGAAGATGACCTCGAAGACGGCGAGGATTCCACTAGCCATCCTGTGCCCCCTCGCGAAACAGACACTTATGAGGCAGGTGCTGCGGTTCGAGCACAGTTAATTGATGACCTGCGGCGAGCGTAAGCAGCGCTGGCCGCGTCTCTGTCACTTTGTGAGGTTGGTTTTCTCCTCTTGCTTTGGTCTTTTAAATTAACATGTCTCGTTCTCGCTCAGGTGGTGCTGCTTTGCCGGTGTATTTCCATGCTACTCGATCGGCCACCATAGGAACAGCCTGAGTGCTTCGCCGACTGCTAAGGAAACAGGGAGGATATTCTTGAAGTTGTCTGTGGCATACCCCGGAGAAACCGTCGACATCAAAGCCGTCGTCGGGATTCGAACACGAGACACCTCCCGCGGTCTCGGCGCGGAAGCTTAGCATGCTAAGCACGCATCGTATGCTCAGAGTCGAGAGTTAGCGCATGGCGGATATCTGCTCATTTGCCGTGTCACTCTCTTGAACACC from Ornithodoros turicata isolate Travis chromosome 4, ASM3712646v1, whole genome shotgun sequence encodes the following:
- the LOC135392382 gene encoding putative nuclease HARBI1 yields the protein MQYALPGVLLEHDAERTFRERADAFEESDQVFLNKYRLTKELVRWLCHQLRPALQPRRATRRMLTVAEQILIALRFYATGSFQGMVATDRDLSVSQSTVSRVLFRVTNVIVLRLAPLWIKFPLSSAEVHAAMAGFQRKWKLPGVIGCIDGTLVCVTAPSESSGQYQKSAFFCRKQYFALNAMVVCDSSMTITSLDCSISGGTHDAYVWRHSELREELRSTHSSNVRKYLLGDSGYPLEPWLLTPLPGEQEPSTPEARYGSRHRRARSTVERCIGLLKARFRCLQRYRGLHYSPHRASNIVVACAVLHNICMHWRAPPADAQGEDDLEDGEDSTSHPVPPRETDTYEAGAAVRAQLIDDLRRAWCCFAGVFPCYSIGHHRNSLSASPTAKETGRIFLKLSVAYPGETVDIKAVVGIRTRDTSRGLGAEA